In Macaca mulatta isolate MMU2019108-1 chromosome 16, T2T-MMU8v2.0, whole genome shotgun sequence, the sequence GCAGTTAATTGAAAGAGCTGGTCAAAGCAACTTTCGTTAAAGAGCACCTAAGTTCTCTAAACATCTATTACTTTTTTACATATCTCACATTAAATGGAAATATACACACACCTATTCCCTGGCTGGTCTTCCTGGCCTTTTCTCTGAGTGTGGGCTTGCCAACCAGAgttcctgtattgttattttctaGTTTTGGTTTCTTTAAAGCAGAACAAAAACTTAAAGCCATAGGAACTTAAAGGCAAAGGAATCTGGGTGTGAAAGCCTTCTGGGTTTTTACAAAATGTCCCTAATGTTTAGTTATCGTGTCTGCACCTTTTTCAACAGGAACATTATCTGAGTGATTCCAAAGTCATCCCAAAGTGGTCaacaggtatttctttttttttttttttttttctttttttgagacggagtctcgctctgtcgcccaggctggagtgcagtggccggatctcagctcactgcaagctccgccttccaggtttacgccattctcctgcctcagcctcccgagtagctgggactacaggcgcccgccacctcgcccggctagtttttagtagagatggggtttcaccgtgttagccaggatggtcttgatctcctgacctcgtgatccgcccgtctcggcctcccaaagtgctgggattacaggcttgagccaccgcgcccggcctcaacagGTATTTCTAGAAACAATTTGTTTCTCCACTCACTCTGAGGTGCTTTAGAGCTCAGActgtgtgctgctggattcaaacTCCAACTCAGTTACTTACTAGCTGATGACCTTGgctaagttatttaacctctctgtgcccgtTCCCCACATGTAAAATTGGGGTTTCAGCTGTTATTGTTGCTTCATTGGTTCCCGGGATGTTAAATTCAATTATGTAATTACAAGTCCAACTGCCATGAACAGGTTTGGGAACCAACACCTGACTCTTGATAAGCATCTGACTTAACTGACCGAGCTGCACACACAGAGTGAGCTAGAGACTGGCCCACTGCTGTGAGCATTCAGCATGCCAAGGGCCTTAGTCAGTAAGTTTCACACAAGGAAACGGAAAACATCAGGTAACCTGGGTCAGCGACGCCAATGATAGTTAAGAACGACTGTTCTAAATCTGCCACCATCTGTCATCCAACCCTGGCCACACCTGgggagaatcacctggggatgTGTAAACACTATGATGTCCTGGCACCCCCAGAGACTGATGTAAGTGGTACCAGGTGGGGCCTGGGCATTTCCAAAAGCTCCCAGATCTTTACCAGCTTTGATAAGCACCCGAGGGCTAGAAGGGAAGCGCTTGGAGGGCAGGGCCCGCCTCTCTGATCTCCCAACTGGACGCACAGTGCCTGTTTCCTGGCCACAGTGGGCCCTCACATCCTAGCTTTTAAAGGAGTAAATGGTGGCCATTAGGTTTCAAGCACCAGGGCACAGGCTTCATTCCCTCTTCCCAGCTTCCCTATTGTGCCAGTGGGCAGAAACCAACCACACAATGTTGCTTAGGCTGTGCCCGAGGGGCAGACAAAGGCACCAATGGGAAGCCTCAGTGGGGAGCAACCCTTCCCCCAGAAACAGTTCCAGGAGGCACCAGGTGCCACCCAGGGCTGCAGTTAATCATTCACCCCACAACACAGGAAGTAAGCCCTACGCCAGTCCCAGCCCCAGGGCTTCCCGAGCTCAGGGCAAGTCCGCAGTCCACACATCATCCAGACAGAggacagcccagcccagccacagGTGAGGTGGCCCGATGGCCTGGGGCAAAGGCCCTCGGTCCAGTCTCTTCCCCGTCCACCCCAAGTCTGACTTCTCTCAGGAGGGACTCATGAACACGTGCACTGAGCACCCCCAAAATGACATCACACAAGGGCAGAAAGGAGCCAAAGGGGGAACGTGAAAGGCAGAAAGGGAGCTGTGGTTGCCAGGCAACCAGTCCTAGCCCACCTTTGTTTGCTTTGGTGACAGCAACGAAGGTCTGGTCAGGGCCGCTTGGCCACGCTCACGCCTTTTCCTCTCAACAGTTGCTTCTTTGAGTCAGGGTGCAGCTCTGGTCACCTGACGGCCTCTTCAGCTCAGCCTCCCGCAAAGTGTGAGCCTGAAGGACCACCCTGAATTGCCCTTGTGGGACCCAGAACAGCTACCAGCAGAATCGGGTAATGGCTCCCTCCTCCTTCACCCGGGCTGCCCTCACCTGGCTATGGGCTTGCAGTCTGTGATAAGGAGCTCCACTTCTAGAAGACTGGTAAGTTCTGTTCTCAGCTGCTCCAAGGAGCCCACCAAGGCCTCAGCTAGAGTTGGCCACTCCTTGGCTCCTATACGCTCTCGAATGCCTCCCAAATGTTTGGCAGTTGGTGCAGGAAAAACAGTGAGGCTCTATCGTGatgctttttacattttagcCAAGTAGGTTTCAGGGATGAGAGAGAGTCCTTGCTCACACTTGCTACTCAGGAAAGAAGGACTGGAGAATCCAGGGGCAGGCCCCAGGAAAAATCCAGGGCCCCACTCCTTGCGCCAGTCCTGGCTCCTGTATCTAGAGCAGGGGAAATGCCATTTGCTGCTGGCTGCAGGCATCGAGCACAGACTCCAGCCCTTTCATGTCCCCTGGCCGCCAGGCGGGCCGGCTGCTCACAGAAGCTGCTACAGAGGCTGGAGTCAGCGGGCAGAGCATAGCGCCTGGGACAGGGCCTGGGAGGGCTGCCTGCGCTCAGGTCCTCTGTCCCTCTTTTCCAGATTCTCATGGACCAACTGGTATTCAAAGAGACAATGTGGAATGATGTGTTCTGGCAGAACCCCTGGGACCAGGGGGGCCTGGCAGTGATTATCTTATTCATCACCGCTATCCTGCTTCTCATCTTATTTGCCATCGTGTTTGGTTTACTCACTTCCACAGAAAACACTCAGCGTGAAGAGGGTGAAGAGGAGTGACCTGACTTCCTGGGGACTGAGACGGCAGCAGGGGAGGCAAGCTGACCTGCCCCATTCTGGTGGTGGGC encodes:
- the ERLN gene encoding endoregulin isoform X1, with the translated sequence MGLQSVIRSSTSRRLILMDQLVFKETMWNDVFWQNPWDQGGLAVIILFITAILLLILFAIVFGLLTSTENTQREEGEEE
- the ERLN gene encoding endoregulin isoform X2; its protein translation is MDQLVFKETMWNDVFWQNPWDQGGLAVIILFITAILLLILFAIVFGLLTSTENTQREEGEEE